One Brachyspira pilosicoli P43/6/78 genomic window carries:
- a CDS encoding Eco57I restriction-modification methylase domain-containing protein, translating into MANYNSAKQKAYDVILHLVDNFQNGIKSKNETETRRYYIDKFFEALGWDVGNEKGKREVIHEDIVKVKGKTKFPDYGFYFKGKRVFFVEAKDTKVDIKNDSRPAFQLRSYAWSAKLGVSILTDFEEFAVYDCTVRPKENDRTEAARIKYFTYEDYLKEGVFDYIYDLFERDNVANGSLDAYSENLCNRKGSETVDVHFLSTLDELRTKLAVVISKLNREMSEKDINYAVQQIIDRIIFLRVAEDRNVENYGLLALANPKNKNEDDFKNYGFNGENSYYENLNYIFDRANEKYNSGLFDEDAIVRNLNIDDKTIKDIIDELYTPKNPYQFSVIPVEIIGNAYEQFLGKTISIDKNHKAVIELKPEVRKAGGVYYTPEYIVDYIVANTVGEAIKGKTPDEIVNIKILDPACGSGSFLLGAYKYLLNYHKEYFLKNKTKKYMGSRYEIIDESGNLALWVRKQILINNIFGVDIDSNAVEVAKLSLLLKSFEDSFNVNEYGQGSLLNEKILPSLDNNIKCGNSLIGNDFYESHLDLDDATLYKINCFDWEEEFKSIFKGGGFDVVIGNPPYVKIQTMMESSPLSVETLKQTYKSASSGNIDIYLCFVEKAFELLKPTGEMGYILPHKFFKVDMGENLREIISNKKALKKVVYFGENQIFDNATTYTCLLFLSNEEQDNFKLLRFDENVDVKEKLIDATFETFPISIITKDNWNFYSNNTLSIIEKLKNYKTVLKDISRKIFVGLQTSSDIIYVLHGGEENNGIVKTYSKSLDREIEIERGFIKPFLFGKDIKRYCTPINTKWVIFPYKLVSDSAVLYSQKEIKEQFPKAWEYLKENKKALENRENGKMRNEKFYAYIYPKNLNEFEHKKISFPDINMRMQAVIDDKNLYHTTTIYSIVFNEKAIYNINVYMGIFNSKLFTYYVKKTGTILRGNTTRFKPQYINDFPIPDIDKNTEENLIKLVDNIMELNKKLSSEKNPNSITMLNRQINAVDKQIDALVYKLYNLNDEEIKIIEGE; encoded by the coding sequence ATGGCGAATTATAATTCAGCTAAACAGAAAGCTTATGATGTTATTTTGCATTTGGTGGATAATTTTCAAAATGGTATAAAAAGTAAAAATGAAACGGAGACTAGAAGGTATTATATTGATAAGTTTTTTGAGGCTTTGGGGTGGGATGTTGGTAATGAAAAAGGTAAAAGGGAAGTTATACATGAGGATATAGTGAAGGTGAAAGGGAAGACTAAATTTCCTGATTATGGCTTTTATTTTAAGGGGAAGAGAGTATTTTTTGTGGAGGCGAAAGATACTAAAGTTGATATAAAAAATGACAGTAGGCCTGCATTTCAATTGAGGTCTTATGCTTGGAGTGCAAAACTTGGTGTGAGTATTTTGACGGATTTTGAGGAGTTTGCCGTTTATGACTGTACTGTGCGTCCGAAAGAAAATGATAGGACTGAGGCGGCTAGAATAAAGTATTTTACTTATGAAGATTATTTGAAAGAGGGTGTTTTTGATTATATATATGATTTATTTGAAAGAGATAATGTTGCTAATGGTTCTTTAGATGCTTATTCTGAGAACTTATGCAATAGAAAGGGGAGCGAGACAGTTGATGTGCATTTTCTTAGCACTTTAGATGAGCTTAGGACGAAATTGGCTGTTGTGATAAGTAAGCTTAATAGGGAGATGAGCGAGAAAGATATAAATTATGCGGTGCAGCAGATTATTGACAGGATTATATTTTTGAGGGTGGCTGAGGATAGGAATGTTGAGAATTATGGGCTTCTTGCTTTGGCTAATCCTAAAAATAAAAATGAAGATGATTTTAAAAATTACGGTTTTAATGGGGAGAATAGTTATTATGAGAATTTGAATTATATTTTTGATAGGGCTAATGAGAAATATAATTCGGGGTTATTTGATGAAGATGCGATAGTAAGAAATTTAAATATAGATGATAAAACAATAAAAGATATTATAGATGAGCTTTATACACCTAAGAATCCTTATCAGTTTTCAGTGATACCAGTTGAGATAATAGGTAATGCTTATGAGCAGTTTTTGGGCAAGACTATTAGTATAGATAAGAATCACAAGGCGGTTATAGAATTAAAGCCTGAGGTACGCAAGGCGGGAGGAGTTTATTATACGCCTGAGTATATAGTAGATTACATAGTAGCGAATACGGTAGGGGAGGCTATAAAGGGTAAGACACCCGATGAGATAGTAAATATAAAGATATTGGACCCAGCTTGCGGCAGCGGAAGTTTTTTACTTGGGGCGTATAAATATTTGCTAAATTATCATAAGGAATATTTTTTGAAGAATAAGACAAAGAAATATATGGGTTCAAGATATGAGATAATAGACGAGAGCGGTAATTTAGCATTATGGGTACGTAAGCAGATACTAATTAATAACATATTTGGTGTAGACATAGACAGCAATGCGGTAGAGGTAGCGAAATTATCACTTTTATTAAAAAGTTTTGAAGATTCTTTCAATGTTAATGAATACGGGCAAGGTTCTTTACTTAATGAGAAAATCCTTCCAAGTTTGGATAACAATATCAAGTGCGGTAACAGCTTGATAGGTAATGATTTTTACGAGAGCCATTTAGATTTGGACGATGCCACTTTATATAAAATAAACTGCTTTGATTGGGAGGAAGAGTTTAAAAGCATTTTTAAAGGCGGCGGCTTTGATGTAGTTATTGGCAATCCTCCGTATGTAAAAATTCAAACTATGATGGAGTCAAGTCCTTTATCTGTTGAAACATTAAAACAAACTTATAAAAGTGCAAGCAGCGGTAATATAGATATTTATTTATGTTTTGTTGAAAAAGCTTTTGAGTTATTAAAGCCTACAGGTGAAATGGGCTATATTTTGCCGCATAAATTTTTTAAAGTAGATATGGGAGAGAATTTAAGAGAAATAATATCTAATAAGAAGGCATTAAAAAAAGTTGTATATTTTGGAGAAAACCAAATATTTGATAATGCTACTACATATACTTGTTTATTATTTTTATCTAATGAAGAACAAGATAATTTTAAATTATTGAGATTTGATGAAAATGTAGATGTAAAAGAAAAATTGATTGACGCTACTTTTGAAACTTTTCCTATTAGTATAATAACAAAAGATAATTGGAATTTCTATAGTAATAATACTTTATCTATAATAGAAAAGTTAAAAAATTATAAAACAGTTTTAAAAGACATATCTCGTAAAATTTTTGTTGGACTTCAAACTAGTTCTGACATTATTTATGTTTTACATGGAGGAGAAGAAAATAACGGAATTGTTAAAACTTATTCTAAATCATTAGATAGAGAAATTGAGATAGAAAGAGGATTTATAAAACCATTTTTATTTGGTAAAGATATTAAAAGATATTGTACACCTATAAATACTAAATGGGTTATATTTCCATATAAATTAGTATCTGATTCTGCAGTATTATATTCTCAAAAAGAAATAAAGGAACAGTTTCCAAAGGCTTGGGAATATTTAAAAGAGAATAAAAAAGCATTAGAAAATAGAGAAAATGGTAAAATGCGAAATGAAAAATTTTATGCATATATATATCCTAAAAATCTTAATGAATTTGAGCATAAGAAAATTTCTTTTCCTGATATTAATATGAGAATGCAGGCTGTTATTGATGATAAAAATTTGTATCATACAACTACAATTTACAGTATTGTATTTAATGAAAAAGCTATATATAACATCAATGTTTATATGGGAATTTTTAATAGTAAGTTATTTACTTATTATGTTAAAAAAACAGGTACTATATTAAGAGGCAATACAACAAGATTTAAACCTCAATATATAAATGATTTTCCTATTCCAGATATTGATAAAAATACAGAAGAAAATTTAATTAAACTCGTTGATAATATTATGGAGCTTAATAAAAAATTATCTTCTGAAAAAAATCCTAATTCTATTACTATGCTCAACAGGCAAATAAATGCTGTTGACAAGCAGATTGATGCTTTAGTGTACAAGTTATATAATTTGAACGATGAGGAAATAAAGATTATTGAGGGTGAATAA
- a CDS encoding RNA-directed DNA polymerase, which yields MESNAKKEFFDKKSKLLKLEKKDIYNYLFYNGYYGERYTYPPIFNVLKYNENNLNSNTENIDHYDLLNIEVRHTETAKRIFSLIHPDIYCQIVDEIVNNWVKIINHIYNDNLKVYSYSFPITITNKNKIDFKKSKTMIYNFLTLEEKIAYDSYNYKYILITDISKFYHSIYTHSIAWALYGDREKAYENRKDKSALPNKLDMLFQKANHKQTNGIPIGPVVSDIIAEIVLAGVDKSFSENEEIKKMDFISIRYKDDYRFLVNTKEDAEYILEILERELQKYNLWVNKEKTNIYKMPAGLERKWKKEYNTNCVLSNKITMSKFQDAYNYLIEIEEKYPGTAMLSKFFDSLIDKKGNVIFSKFALMNKIKVINLLSLLVDYSPRILPQLLSIIELLILHDKSEEFNNFIKQFINKMYYHIIINKKVDIFRFIWVYYFAKKHNIILEINEELNIKKEELKKQKEGLEQTIKEFGKTIKEFENTIKELESKGELENKKEFENKKDELIELKEKLIEEKSKINGRRINSKRKRIRKNIKNRPIYTIYR from the coding sequence ATGGAATCTAATGCCAAAAAAGAATTTTTTGATAAAAAATCAAAATTATTAAAATTGGAAAAAAAAGATATTTATAATTATCTTTTTTATAATGGATATTATGGGGAAAGATATACATATCCTCCAATATTTAATGTATTAAAGTATAACGAAAATAATTTGAATTCTAATACCGAAAACATAGACCATTATGATTTACTAAATATTGAAGTAAGACATACAGAAACTGCAAAGAGAATATTTTCTCTAATTCACCCAGATATATATTGTCAGATTGTTGATGAAATTGTTAATAATTGGGTTAAAATAATAAACCATATATATAATGATAATTTAAAAGTATATTCTTATAGTTTTCCAATTACTATTACAAATAAAAATAAGATAGATTTCAAAAAGTCTAAAACTATGATTTATAATTTTTTAACTTTAGAAGAAAAGATAGCTTACGATAGCTATAATTATAAATATATTTTGATAACAGATATATCTAAATTTTATCATTCTATATATACGCATAGTATAGCTTGGGCTTTATATGGTGATAGAGAAAAAGCTTATGAAAATAGAAAAGATAAAAGTGCTTTACCTAATAAATTAGATATGTTGTTTCAAAAAGCTAATCATAAACAGACTAATGGTATACCTATAGGTCCCGTTGTATCTGATATAATAGCCGAAATTGTTTTAGCAGGAGTTGATAAATCATTTTCTGAAAATGAAGAAATAAAAAAAATGGATTTTATTTCAATAAGATATAAAGACGATTATAGATTTTTGGTTAATACAAAAGAAGATGCTGAATATATATTAGAAATATTAGAAAGAGAATTACAAAAATATAATTTATGGGTTAATAAAGAAAAAACTAATATTTATAAAATGCCTGCAGGTTTAGAAAGAAAGTGGAAAAAAGAATATAATACGAATTGTGTATTATCAAATAAAATAACTATGAGTAAATTTCAAGATGCTTATAATTATTTAATAGAAATAGAAGAAAAATATCCCGGTACAGCTATGTTATCTAAATTCTTTGATAGTCTTATTGATAAAAAAGGAAATGTAATATTTAGTAAATTTGCCCTTATGAATAAAATTAAAGTAATTAATTTATTATCGTTATTAGTAGATTATTCTCCAAGAATTTTACCACAATTACTTTCTATTATAGAATTATTAATATTACATGATAAATCAGAAGAATTTAATAATTTTATAAAACAATTTATTAATAAAATGTACTATCATATAATTATAAATAAAAAAGTAGACATATTTAGATTTATATGGGTATACTATTTTGCTAAAAAACATAATATTATATTGGAAATAAATGAGGAGTTAAATATAAAAAAGGAAGAACTAAAAAAACAAAAAGAAGGATTGGAACAGACAATAAAAGAATTTGGGAAGACAATAAAAGAATTTGAGAATACAATAAAAGAGTTAGAAAGTAAAGGAGAATTAGAAAATAAAAAAGAATTTGAAAATAAAAAAGATGAATTAATAGAGTTAAAAGAAAAGTTAATAGAAGAAAAAAGTAAAATTAATGGAAGAAGAATTAACTCAAAAAGAAAAAGAATTAGAAAAAATATTAAAAACAGACCCATTTATACAATATATAGATAA
- a CDS encoding alpha-amylase family glycosyl hydrolase has product MNTSIYNLFPPLLGHISNWYKHIDRIKYMGFEWIYINPITYPGFSGSLYAAKDYYKYNENFFSSAEANIAEKELKDFLKYCKKNNIKVMIDLVINHSSKDSVLVDEHFEWYLLDDEGKLKSPGAWDNGVWIEWGDLASFNNEKPEDGDNSIWSYWKELILHNLSLGFDGFRCDAAYKVNKDLWIYLIGIAKTKKKDTVFFAESLGCSMEDTLSLIEAGFDYVASSAKWWDYESEWFIEQYDLAREKSKQIAFPSNHDTLRLINEYNGNIWQVMQRFLFTAIVCDMWMITLGDEYGFYNRCDVVKGNEFENISYDLSEFIKDIGNYIKNNDILANCGKIVSIDLQEKKLIEELKKKLENSQEENNINNDNEEEEKKNPLKRFYKYSLDEKDVVLIVINTSEDKETLEIDKYNIIEDISFNNRVNNFESGVVEFLPYQLKIFKVVKTISYNLEG; this is encoded by the coding sequence ATGAATACTTCTATTTACAATCTATTTCCTCCTCTTTTGGGGCACATCTCCAACTGGTATAAGCATATTGATAGAATTAAATACATGGGTTTTGAATGGATTTATATAAACCCTATTACATATCCTGGCTTTAGCGGTAGTTTGTACGCTGCGAAAGATTATTACAAATATAATGAAAACTTCTTTTCAAGTGCTGAGGCTAATATTGCTGAAAAAGAATTAAAAGATTTTTTGAAATATTGTAAAAAAAATAATATTAAGGTTATGATAGATTTAGTTATCAATCATTCTTCGAAGGATAGTGTATTAGTTGATGAGCATTTTGAATGGTATTTGTTAGATGATGAAGGTAAATTAAAATCCCCTGGTGCTTGGGATAATGGTGTGTGGATTGAATGGGGCGATTTGGCTAGCTTCAACAATGAAAAGCCTGAAGATGGTGATAATTCTATTTGGAGCTATTGGAAAGAGTTAATACTTCATAATTTGAGTTTAGGTTTTGACGGGTTTAGATGTGATGCTGCTTACAAGGTTAATAAAGATTTGTGGATATATCTTATTGGCATTGCTAAAACTAAGAAAAAAGATACTGTGTTTTTTGCTGAGAGTTTAGGCTGTTCTATGGAAGATACATTGTCTTTGATTGAGGCTGGATTTGATTATGTGGCAAGCAGTGCAAAGTGGTGGGATTATGAGTCTGAATGGTTTATAGAGCAGTATGATTTGGCTAGAGAAAAATCTAAACAGATAGCTTTCCCTAGTAATCATGATACTTTGAGACTTATTAATGAATATAACGGTAATATATGGCAAGTTATGCAGAGATTTTTGTTTACTGCTATAGTTTGCGATATGTGGATGATAACTTTGGGCGATGAATACGGCTTTTATAATAGATGCGATGTTGTAAAAGGTAATGAGTTTGAGAATATTAGCTATGATTTAAGCGAGTTTATAAAAGATATTGGTAATTACATAAAAAATAATGATATACTTGCTAATTGCGGTAAAATAGTGTCTATTGATTTGCAGGAGAAGAAGCTAATAGAGGAGCTTAAAAAGAAACTAGAAAACTCACAAGAAGAAAATAATATAAATAATGATAATGAAGAAGAAGAGAAAAAAAATCCTCTAAAGCGTTTTTATAAATATAGCCTAGATGAAAAAGATGTTGTTTTAATAGTAATTAACACAAGTGAAGATAAAGAAACTTTAGAAATAGATAAATACAATATAATAGAAGATATATCATTTAATAATAGAGTAAATAATTTTGAAAGCGGCGTAGTGGAGTTTTTGCCTTATCAATTAAAGATATTTAAAGTGGTAAAAACTATTAGTTATAATTTAGAAGGTTAA
- a CDS encoding GAF domain-containing sensor histidine kinase, giving the protein MSEHKSIETFFRDLSMGLLYMENTYEIDRVVDFFLEQVCTFYGFDCGEVYFSKGDYVILRGVYGIDRYYVCKVDFPIAKNRIEEVLYKQKRYVGNNMNISEFEVFNDYSSLMVLPIYLHNNPLGLIAFRNKEDKREYYKTILEDLLNIIGHFAVYANNVLQNVTYKEKDKQLKLLRELYIKLSDIDKFDSNLKGISEDIANIFSSRKAFMMFSYDNNTRFETISKYGFDDNFDCTIFEKENHISNCIKDDKCFINNIAKTECAERFVGIINRSVLFNRVMIREGFDVYIVVIDRIPDAVNPLGDFDNEDAGLLKPLLLNISSRVSEYFNIVELSKANEKNMRHMARLNTLYDMSNILVERSKTEDILFLLLTITTIGDVFAFNRAFAFLYDEGFNVFRGRMCIAPKDGEEAAYIWNDMKNIDKYALREKIMLSFNMNSIKASWDLNQQFINTVIPNNENCELFFEVFNTHDTINITNINEDNRVEQLRQYTDLFGNYPFAIIPIMNATKCIGMILVDNPFNNKPIPNDDLDYLKMFGRQAAVALGYSYLYNELEKNNSALKTAQKTLFDMKSLAIIGEMSSSMAHNLRNFIVPIAGFANRLVRVSTDENIKKYAQIIADEVENLENYIRKNLSFAKSINLETEKIKIEDIIKYITIISKEYIKKSNKDIKFYAHNFCKKDTVYWDYDRMNEVIFNLVVNAIDAISNEKYAIISVLFSNNLYNDSMIDIIVENTNSYISDEVMENIFKPFFTTKSHGVGIGLAISKRIVEAHGGSMNVKSINNPFEATSFTITVPEVLNN; this is encoded by the coding sequence ATGTCAGAACATAAATCTATAGAAACTTTTTTTAGAGACTTATCTATGGGGCTTCTTTATATGGAAAACACCTATGAGATAGATAGGGTTGTAGATTTTTTTTTGGAACAGGTTTGTACTTTTTATGGATTTGATTGCGGAGAGGTTTATTTTTCTAAAGGGGATTATGTAATACTTAGGGGAGTATACGGCATTGACAGGTATTATGTTTGTAAAGTTGATTTCCCTATAGCAAAAAATAGAATAGAAGAGGTTTTATATAAGCAAAAGAGATATGTCGGCAATAATATGAATATTAGTGAGTTTGAAGTTTTTAATGATTATTCTTCACTAATGGTTTTGCCTATTTATTTGCATAATAATCCTTTAGGTTTAATTGCTTTTAGAAATAAAGAGGATAAAAGAGAGTATTATAAAACTATATTAGAAGATTTACTTAATATAATAGGTCATTTTGCAGTATATGCCAATAATGTTTTACAGAATGTTACATATAAAGAGAAAGATAAACAATTAAAATTACTTAGAGAGCTTTATATAAAATTAAGCGATATAGACAAATTTGATTCTAATCTAAAAGGCATTTCAGAAGATATAGCAAATATATTCAGTTCACGCAAAGCATTTATGATGTTTAGCTATGATAATAATACTAGATTTGAAACTATATCTAAATATGGTTTTGATGATAATTTTGATTGTACTATTTTTGAGAAAGAAAATCATATATCTAATTGTATAAAAGACGATAAATGTTTTATTAATAATATAGCAAAGACAGAATGTGCAGAAAGATTTGTAGGTATTATTAATAGGTCTGTGTTGTTTAATAGGGTTATGATTAGAGAGGGTTTTGATGTTTATATTGTAGTAATAGATAGAATTCCAGATGCTGTTAATCCATTAGGTGATTTTGACAATGAAGATGCTGGATTATTAAAGCCTCTTTTATTAAACATTTCAAGTAGGGTATCAGAATATTTTAACATAGTAGAATTGAGCAAAGCTAATGAAAAAAATATGCGTCATATGGCACGTTTAAATACGTTATATGATATGAGTAATATTTTAGTAGAGCGTTCAAAGACAGAGGATATATTATTTTTATTATTAACTATTACAACGATAGGAGATGTTTTTGCTTTTAATAGGGCATTTGCTTTTCTTTATGATGAGGGCTTTAATGTATTTAGGGGGCGTATGTGTATAGCTCCTAAAGACGGAGAAGAGGCTGCTTATATATGGAATGATATGAAAAATATTGATAAGTATGCTTTAAGAGAGAAGATAATGCTTTCTTTTAATATGAATAGTATTAAAGCTTCTTGGGATTTGAATCAGCAATTTATTAATACAGTTATACCTAATAATGAAAATTGCGAATTGTTTTTTGAGGTTTTCAATACTCATGATACTATTAATATTACTAATATAAATGAAGATAATAGAGTTGAACAGTTAAGGCAATATACAGATTTATTTGGTAATTATCCTTTTGCTATTATACCAATAATGAACGCTACTAAATGTATAGGTATGATATTAGTTGATAATCCTTTTAATAATAAACCTATACCTAATGATGACTTAGATTATTTAAAAATGTTTGGAAGGCAGGCTGCTGTTGCTTTAGGGTATTCATATCTTTATAATGAACTTGAAAAGAATAATAGTGCTTTAAAGACTGCACAAAAGACTTTATTTGATATGAAGAGTTTAGCTATTATAGGAGAGATGAGCTCTTCTATGGCACATAATTTGAGGAACTTCATTGTACCTATTGCGGGATTTGCTAATAGGCTTGTAAGAGTAAGTACTGATGAAAATATTAAGAAATATGCTCAGATTATAGCTGATGAGGTTGAGAATTTAGAAAATTATATTAGAAAGAACCTATCATTTGCTAAGAGTATTAATCTAGAAACAGAAAAAATCAAAATAGAAGATATTATTAAATATATTACTATCATATCCAAAGAATATATAAAAAAGAGCAACAAAGATATAAAATTTTATGCTCATAATTTCTGTAAAAAAGATACTGTATACTGGGATTATGATAGAATGAATGAGGTTATATTTAATTTGGTTGTTAATGCGATAGATGCTATATCAAATGAAAAATATGCAATTATAAGCGTATTGTTTAGCAATAATTTATATAATGATTCAATGATAGATATAATAGTAGAAAATACTAATTCTTATATTTCAGATGAAGTAATGGAGAATATTTTTAAGCCGTTTTTTACTACAAAAAGTCATGGTGTTGGTATTGGTTTGGCTATATCCAAAAGAATAGTAGAAGCACATGGCGGAAGCATGAATGTAAAAAGTATTAATAATCCATTTGAAGCTACTAGTTTTACTATTACAGTTCCTGAGGTTTTAAATAATTAA
- the ftsZ gene encoding cell division protein FtsZ, giving the protein MDSKYRIELDENSKGSMAMNSYNNLSSLDTVIKVIGVGNGGCNAINRMIAEGLENVDFIAMNTDAQALSRSNAPTRIVLGDRVTQGLGAGTDPEKGAEAAREDVAKIEEIVSGANLVFIASSFGGGTGTGASPVVAEAAKKAGALTIGVVTKPFEYEGRLKMERAEAGIEKMLTVVDSLIIIPNENLYDMVDMDNYKYEEALAVVDDILRQGVQGISDIITQVGFINVDFADVKTMISLSNGRAHLGIGVGKGDDRLHKAITNAFENPLLDVASIKNARGILANIVCPKDFGMKEYREASKIINNYANENANIKIGVCTKEDIKDEIIVTIVATGFDNNSNNSDDKKIEDKESNTIKDDKVNDVSNEVKNTNIENNSNNIQETQKSDFVVDVADVVDIEEKANVDIEVNRENLDEIKSSKMDAIIGNYIKNIKKSDNNIEEEIENNNDISNNKYVINFKNKIEEMKKPVIVKSGFSRLNLENELKSNNLDINLSSDNILRDDDVAAEYEEELEHSKMSSKEEAKDYRPMAAVELNSVLEDEVNTERKAISPFEIMPEEEMQKHNNLGAKLPFADESVDTDYEKPAFLRRQLQVRNINR; this is encoded by the coding sequence ATGGATAGTAAGTATCGTATAGAATTAGATGAAAATTCCAAAGGGAGCATGGCAATGAATTCTTATAATAATCTCTCATCATTAGACACAGTAATCAAAGTTATAGGTGTCGGTAACGGCGGCTGTAATGCTATAAACAGAATGATAGCTGAAGGATTAGAAAATGTAGATTTCATAGCTATGAATACCGATGCACAGGCACTATCTCGTTCTAATGCTCCTACTAGAATAGTTTTAGGCGACAGAGTTACACAAGGTTTAGGTGCAGGTACAGACCCAGAGAAGGGTGCTGAAGCTGCTAGAGAAGATGTTGCTAAAATAGAAGAGATTGTAAGCGGTGCTAATTTGGTATTTATTGCAAGCAGTTTTGGAGGCGGTACTGGTACTGGTGCTAGTCCTGTTGTTGCAGAGGCTGCTAAAAAGGCTGGTGCTTTAACTATTGGTGTTGTAACTAAACCTTTTGAGTATGAAGGCAGACTTAAAATGGAGCGTGCTGAGGCTGGTATAGAAAAAATGCTTACAGTAGTAGACTCTCTTATCATTATACCTAATGAAAACCTTTATGATATGGTTGATATGGATAATTATAAATATGAAGAGGCTTTGGCTGTTGTTGATGATATACTACGTCAGGGTGTTCAGGGTATTTCTGATATAATTACTCAGGTTGGATTTATAAATGTGGACTTTGCCGATGTAAAAACTATGATTTCTCTTTCTAATGGAAGGGCTCATTTGGGTATTGGTGTTGGTAAAGGTGATGATAGACTTCATAAGGCTATTACTAATGCATTTGAAAATCCGCTTTTAGATGTTGCTAGTATTAAAAACGCTAGAGGAATACTTGCTAATATTGTTTGTCCTAAAGATTTTGGTATGAAAGAATATAGAGAGGCAAGCAAGATTATCAATAACTATGCTAATGAAAATGCTAATATCAAAATTGGTGTTTGTACTAAAGAAGATATTAAAGATGAAATTATTGTTACAATAGTTGCTACTGGTTTTGATAATAACTCTAATAATAGTGATGATAAAAAAATAGAAGATAAAGAATCTAATACTATAAAAGATGATAAAGTAAATGATGTTTCTAATGAAGTAAAAAATACTAATATAGAAAATAATTCTAATAATATTCAAGAAACTCAAAAAAGCGATTTTGTTGTTGATGTTGCTGATGTTGTTGATATTGAAGAAAAAGCTAATGTTGATATAGAAGTAAATAGAGAAAATCTAGACGAGATAAAAAGCAGCAAAATGGACGCTATTATAGGTAATTATATAAAAAACATAAAAAAATCAGACAATAATATAGAAGAAGAAATAGAAAATAATAATGATATTTCAAACAATAAATATGTTATCAACTTTAAAAATAAAATAGAAGAGATGAAAAAACCTGTAATAGTAAAAAGCGGTTTTAGCAGATTAAATCTTGAGAATGAATTAAAATCAAATAATTTAGATATTAATTTATCTAGCGATAACATATTGAGAGATGATGATGTTGCTGCGGAGTATGAAGAAGAGTTAGAGCATAGTAAAATGAGTAGTAAAGAGGAAGCTAAAGATTATAGACCTATGGCAGCAGTAGAGCTTAACAGTGTATTAGAAGATGAAGTTAATACAGAGAGAAAAGCTATATCTCCTTTTGAGATTATGCCTGAAGAGGAGATGCAAAAACATAATAATTTGGGAGCTAAATTGCCGTTTGCTGATGAGAGTGTGGATACTGATTATGAAAAACCAGCATTTCTTAGAAGACAATTGCAGGTGAGAAATATTAATAGATAA